From a region of the Helianthus annuus cultivar XRQ/B chromosome 5, HanXRQr2.0-SUNRISE, whole genome shotgun sequence genome:
- the LOC110943249 gene encoding uncharacterized protein LOC110943249, whose translation MATHIWSILTKRKSLWVDWVYDYRLKGKSFWVCKMPANCSWSWRMLLQLRPLMRDHFRVQIGDGRMTSAWYDSWSDVGPLGNFISPRRITNAGFRLEDSVADVFDNGEWLWPAAWWDIFPVLIQLDPIQLSPNKRDTIKWKDGNTMLEVSASNMWQTVRHNEAEVDWSKLVWCAKCIPRHAFLMWLIMRKKLLTQDIILQWDLSRRKNMNMMCCLLCYENHDSHNHLFFECKYSSKIWSTVRQKVGMEDVDPKWDDVVGWLLMRVNSKAAGMYVSRILVAATAYFIWQERNSRLFKNQLRPPEQLCQVILDTVRYKLMGVRLKRTDRVATLLQDWDIHDDGFEGG comes from the coding sequence ATGGCAACTCATATTTGGAGCATTCTCACTAAACGTAAGTCGCTTTGGGTTGACTGGGTGTATGATTACAGGTTGAAAGGCAAGAGTTTTTGGGTATGTAAAATGCCTGCTAATTGTAGCTGGAGTTGGCGAATGCTCCTTCAGCTAAGGCCTTTGATGCGGGATCATTTCAGGGTTCAAATCGGGGATGGGAGAATGACTTCAGCCTGGTATGATTCGTGGTCCGATGTGGGGCCGCTGGGCAATTTCATTTCTCCTAGGAGAATAACAAATGCAGGGTTTCGTTTGGAGGACTCGGTTGCGGACGTTTTTGATAATGGGGAGTGGCTATGGCCAGCCGCGTGGTGGGATATCTTTCCGGTCCTTATACAACTTGATCCGATCCAGTtaagtcctaataaaagagatACAATCAAATGGAAGGATGGGAATACGATGTTGGAGGTATCTGCTTCGAATATGTGGCAAACGGTTCGACATAATGAAGCGGAAGTGGATTGGAGCAAGTTAGTTTGGTGTGCTAAATGTATTCCTAGGCATGCGTTTCTCATGTGGCTGATTATGAGGAAGAAATTGCTAACCCAAGACATTATTCTACAGTGGGATTTATCTCGCAGGAAGAATATGAATATGATGTGTTGCTTGCTTTGTTATGAAAATCATGATTCTCACAATCACTTATTTTTTGAGTGCAAGTACTCATCGAAAATATGGAGTACGGTTAGACAAAAAGTGGGTATGGAAGATGTTGATCCAAAGTGGGATGATGTGGTGGGATGGCTTTTGATGCGTGTTAACTCCAAAGCGGCCGGTATGTATGTCAGCAGGATTTTAGTAGCGGCTACTGCTTATTTTATTTGGCAAGAAAGAAACTCTAGATTATTCAAGAATCAGTTAAGACCTCCGGAGCAATTGTGTCAAGTAATATTGGATACGGTTCGGTATAAACTCATGGGAGTTCGGTTGAAGAGAACTGATAGAGTGGCAACGCTGTTGCAGGATTGGGATATTCATGATGATGGATTCGAAGGTGGCTGA
- the LOC110943248 gene encoding uncharacterized protein LOC110943248 — protein MEASQIKPTDKDARHAKPPDILASTLNPNKGFASRTLNIDGKTFCPRRGVSSDNQQGQKVVNIIDELTKITVPVDVQTDGQHDANPEIVNLVDDRSNLNLSPQATYADRVKNNMKGKREVNFRLLESMETVEEADVVIPKEAVRQVQKKFENVLYGYFLGDRLPFPVVDYYVKNVWVKYGFVKAMMNSEGFFFFKFATKEGMNQVLEGGPWLIRKMPLFLNVWSPTVSLKKDGIKSVPVWVKFHNVPLAVYSDDGLSLLASKVGIPKRLDAYTADMCIDNWGRTSYARALVEINAENELKSQVVVAIPKMDDEGFVKESIRIEYEWKPHRCDTCRIFGHNNSSCPSNPKDKAKQVTIDDEGYIMDRRKIAKHGFPQKKQKPRFVYKPKPNSNGASTSGTKEQPEGKKASYHVDTQNKFESLADDSLKSGNLNELNYGDPIYEKPQSSGSSQVDKSPMHQNPYDLEEEEFRDPFHTEVSSFMSLNKKKDSSEGASTPGDMESHVEVSNLSKVCGRVFKKWDWTSNGGVCNKGTRIIVGWNEEHVQLMVLAQTDQVMHVQLKSKIDSKILFVSFVYAKNTYQERRVLWQDLCKHSLVAGSHSWIVMGDFNSALYMEDCLNGTSTPTIGMREFFECVQKNELMDIPGHGLHFTWNQKPKDGVGILKKIDRVMGNVAFLDDFPNAHVVYHPYRLSDHTPCILKTAREIRMKPKPFKFANFIAAKDGFKECVKAGWSKNMVGIPMLSVVKKLRNLKHPLRSLLHKQGNLHVKVNDLRARLDDVQKLIDQNPFDTDLRAKESQIIKDLQSAAYDEELFVKQKAKLDWLSAGDGNTTYFHNFVKSRNARSRIHSINDVDGNHFEGPDVECAIVDHYMKYLGVESAVEDMNIEELFPNTVNPVDANHMIRPVTREEIKAAMFSIGDNKAPGPDGFTSVFFKKTWDIVGEEVSDAIMQFFENGKLLQQVNHTIIALVPKIPTPSSVLDYRPISCCNVILKCISKILADRIKGSLGGLVNINQSAFIPGRRISDNILLTQELMHNYHLHKGKPRCAFKIDIQKAYDTVSWSFLKSSLIKFGFPSRMVDWIMTCVSTVSFSLSVNGNLCGYFKGKRGLRQGDPISPYLFTLVMEVLSLLLQKAADQQPAFRYHDKCKQQKIINVSFADDLFLFINPDMVSVKVMRDTLELFTRMSGLTPNLAKSTTFFCNVSQVVKQEIRSLLPFQEGELPVKYLGVPLISTKLMYKDCKILVDRVDKKIDHWMNKTLSFAGRLQLIKSVISAMHIYWASVFMLPARIIGDIEKRMRNFLWSGGLNKVSHPKVAWKNVCLPKTEGGLGVRRIQDMNKALLANHVWSILLKRESLWVKWVHSYRIKGKNFWDIPLRGSMTWGWRKILNLRASIRQFTWYEIGNGQSTNAWHDNWCNHSPLGAFITPRRIHGAGFNMSSRVADLVSHRSEWTWPSSWLQLYPGLMSLVPPILNQNAPDKLIWKDRDAKHREFSTYEAWDNVRSRGEEVLWAELVWFSQCIPRHSFHMWLVIKNKLKTQDRMGIWDAGSATNLNLMCCPLCWNGKDSRDHLFFQCSFGLQVWNMVKDLAYMETVDANWDSIMNWFYHNPSGKSSEFLVGKMVVAASTYFIWQERNNRLFSTKQREATLIANIILHTVRMKLMTFKPGRGSKSPLLLERWKFQVKTMSIDPG, from the exons ATGGAAGCGAGTCAGATCAAACCGACGGATAAGGATGCAAGACATGCAAAGCCGCCGGATATTTTGGCTTCCACGTTAAACCCTAATAAGGGTTTTGCTTCGAGAACTCTAAACATTGATGGTAAAACGTTTTGTCCACGAAGGGGGGTTTCGTCTGATAATCAGCAAGGGCAGAAAGTTGTGAACATAATAGATGAGCTCACCAAAATCACTGTTCCAGTTGATGTCCAAACTGATGGCCAACATGACGCTAATCCAGAGATTGTGAATTTGGTAGATGACCGTTCAAACCTGAATCTTTCTCCTCAGGCTACATATGCTGATAGGGTCAAAAATAACATGAAAGGGAAACGTGAGGTTAACTTCAGACTTCTTGAATCCATGGAGACTGTGGAGGAGGCTGATGTGGTTATCCCGAAAGAAGCTGTTCGGCAGGTACAAAAGAAATTTGAGAACGTTCTTTATGGTTATTTTCTGGGTGATAGGTTACCGTTTCCGGTAGTAGATTATTATGTTAAGAATGTCTGGGTGAAGTACGGGTTTGTTAAGGCAATGATGAACTCTGAggggtttttctttttcaagtttgcaACTAAGGAGGGTATGAATCAAGTTTTAGAGGGGGGACCATGGTTGATACGTAAGATGCCGTTATTCTTAAATGTATGGAGTCCGACAGTCAGTCTAAAGAAAGATGGAATTAAATCTGTGCCTGTGTGGGTTAAGTTTCATAATGTTCCTCTTGCTGTTTACTCTGATGATGGTCTTAGCCTTCTAGCTTCGAAAGTTGGTATACCCAAGAGGTTAGATGCTTACACAGCTGATATGTGCATTGATAATTGGGGCCGGACTAGCTATGCTCGTGCACTGGTAGAGATAAATGCAGAAAATGAGCTAAAGAGTCAAGTAGTTGTAGCTATTCCAAAGATGGATGACGAGGGTTTTGTTAAGGAAAGCATCAGGATTGAGTATGAGTGGAAACCACATCGCTGTGATACTTGTCGGATTTTTGGCCATAATAATTCGTCTTGCCCGAGTAATCCTAAGGATAAAGCTAAACAGGTTACTATTGATGATGAGGGGTATATTATGGATAGAAGGAAGATAGCTAAGCATGGCTTCCCGCAGAAAAAACAGAAGCCGAGATTTGTTTACAAACCTAAGCCTAACTCTAATGGGGCTAGCACTTCAGGTACAAAGGAACAACCGGAAGGAAAAAAAGCGTCTTATCATGTGGATACTCAGAATAAGTTTGAAAGTCTAGCTGATGACTCGTTGAAATCAGGAAATTTGAATGAGCTGAATTATGGTGATCCGATTTATGAGAAGCCTCAAAGTTCAGGAAGTAGTCAAGTTGACAAGAGTCCAATGCATCAAAACCCGTATGATCTTGAGGAGGAGGAATTTCGTGATCCTTTCCATACAGAAGTTTCGTCATTCATGAGTTTGAATAAAAAGAAAGATagttctgagggggcaagcactcccggtgaCATGG AGTCTCATGTAGAGGTCTCAAACTTGTCAAAGGTGTGTGGTAGAGTGTTTAAAAAGTGGGATTGGACGTCTAATGGAGGGGTTTGCAACAAAGGAACCAGAATTATTGTGGGATGGAATGAGGAACACGTTCAGCTTATGGTGCTAGCTCAAACAGACCAGGTGATGCATGTTCAACTTAAGTCAAAGATTGATTCCAAAATTCTGTTTGTTTCTTTTGTCTATGCTAAGAATACCTATCAAGAACGACGGGTTCTCTGGCAAGATTTATGTAAGCACAGTTTGGTAGCTGGGAGCCATTCGTGGATAGTTATGGGGGATTTCAACTCGGCCCTCTATATGGAAGACTGCCTGAATGGTACGTCTACTCCAACAATAGGTATGAGGGAGTTCTTTGAATGTGTTCAAAAGAATGAGTTAATGGACATTCCAGGCCATGGTCTTCACTTTACGTGGAACCAAAAACCTAAAGACGGTGTAGGTATCTTAAAGAAGATTGACCGGGTTATGGGTAACGTTGCTTTTTTGGATGATTTTCCGAATGCCCATGTGGTTTATCATCCGTACCGGTTGTCGGACCATACTCCATGTATTCTGAAAACGGCTAGAGAGATCCGCATGAAGCCAAAACCTTTTAAGTTTGCGAACTTCATTGCTGCGAAAGATGGTTTTAAGGAGTGTGTTAAGGCTGGATGGAGCAAAAACATGGTAGGTATTCCGATGCTATCAGTGGTGAAGAAGCTTAGAAACCTCAAACACCCGCTAAGGAGCCTTCTTCACAAGCAAGGTAACTTGCATGTTAAGGTTAATGATCTTAGAGCTCGTTTGGATGATGTTCAAAAACTGATTGATCAGAACCCGTTTGATACGGATTTACGGGCCAAAGAATCTCAGATTATCAAAGACCTCCAGAGCGCTGCTTATGATGAGGAATTGTTTGTGAAACAGAAAGCCAAACTTGACTGGCTTAGTGCGGGTGACGGTAACACGACTTATTTTCACAACTTCGTTAAGAGCAGAAATGCAAGGAGCAGAATTCATTCTATTAACGATGTTGATGGTAATCATTTCGAAGGCCCTGATGTGGAATGTGCTATAGTTGATCACTACATGAAGTATTTGGGTGTAGAATCTGCGGTGGAGGACATGAATATAGAGGAGTTGTTTCCTAATACCGTAAATCCGGTTGATGCTAATCACATGATTCGGCCTGTGACTCGTGAAGAAATAAAGGCTGCAATGTTTAGTATTGGAGATAATAAAGCTCCAGGGCCTGATGGTTTTACGTCAGTTTTTTTCAAGAAAACTTGGGATATAGTGGGTGAAGAGGTCTCGGATGCGATTATGCAGTTTTTTGAGAATGGTAAATTGCTTCAACAGGTTAATCATACTATAATTGCTCTTGTCCCTAAAATTCCTACTCCTTCGTCGGTGCTCGACTACAGGCCCATCTCTTGCTGCAATGTGATTCTTAAATGTATAAGCAAAATTTTGGCGGATCGAATAAAAGGGAGTTTGGGTGGTTTGGTGAATATAAATCAATCGGCTTTCATTCCGGGTAGGAGGATTTCTGATAATATCCTGCTCactcaggagctaatgcataatTACCATCTTCATAAGGGAAAACCAAGGTGTGCCTTCAAGATTGACATTCAGAAAGCCTACGATACGGTTAGCTGGTCTTTTCTAAAGTCTAGTCTAATCAAGTTTGGTTTCCCTAGTAGAATGGTTGATTGGATAATGACATGTGTGTCCACTGTTTCGTTTTCCTTGAGTGTTAATGGGAATCTTTGTGGCTACTTCAAAGGTAAAAGAGGCCTTAGGCAGGGAGACCCTATATCCCCTTATTTGTTCACGTTAGTTATGGAAGTTCTTTCGTTGCTGTTACAAAAAGCTGCTGATCAACAACCTGCGTTCAGATATCATGATAAGTGCAAGCAGCAGAAGATTATCAACGTGTCCTTTGCCGATGATCTTTTCCTGTTTATTAACCCGGACATGGTCTCTGTTAAAGTGATGCGTGATACATTGGAATTGTTTACTAGAATGTCGGGACTAACTCCGAATCTAGCTAAAAGTACTACATTCTTTTGCAATGTCTCTCAGGTGGTCAAGCAGGAAATTCGGTCGCTATTGCCGTTTCAAGAGGGAGAGCTCCCTGTGAAGTATTTGGGAGTGCCTCTTATATCTACTAAGCTTATGTATAAGGATTGCAAGATTCTTGTGGACCGGGTAGATAAAAAGATCGATCATTGGATGAATAAAACTCTTTCTTTTGCGGGTAGACTCCAACTGATTAAATCAGTCATATCGGCTATGCATATTTATTGGGCATCTGTGTTTATGCTTCCAGCGCGTATTATTGGTGATATTGAAAAGCGTATGCGGAATTTTCTATGGAGCGGGGGGCTGAATAAAGTTAGCCATCCTAAAGTGGCATGGAAAAATGTTTGTCTTCCTAAGACGGAAGGGGGATTGggtgttcgaaggatccaggataTGAATAAAGCTCTTCTCGCTAATCATGTTTGGAGTATTTTGCTTAAAAGGGAGTCGTTGTGGGTTAAATGGGTCCATTCTTACAGGATTAAGGGCAAGAACTTTTGGGATATTCCGTTGCGGGGTAGCATGACTTGGGGGTGGCGGAAAATTCTTAACCTTCGTGCTTCTATTCGCCAGTTTACTTGGTATGAGATTGGTAATGGCCAGAGCACGAATGCATGGCATGATAACTGGTGTAATCATAGTCCTTTGGGAGCCTTCATTACGCCAAGACGCATACATGGGGCGGGATTTAATATGAGTTCTAGAGTTGCGGATCTTGTCAGTCACCGTAGTGAGTGGACATGGCCTAGCTCGTGGCTTCAGCTATATCCGGGTTTGATGAGTCTTGTGCCGCCTATTCTGAATCAAAATGCTCCGGATAAGTTGATATGGAAGGATAGAGATGCTAAGCATAGGGAGTTCAGTACTTATGAAGCCTGGGATAACGTTCGTTCGCGGGGGGAAGAGGTTCTTTGGGCTGAGCTGGTGTGGTTTTCTCAGTGTATCCCGAGGCATTCGTTTCACATGTGGCTTGTTATAAAAAATAAGCTCAAAACTCAAGATCGGATGGGGATATGGGACGCAGGTAGTGCAACTAATTTAAACCTTATGTGTTGTCCGCTTTGCTGGAACGGTAAAGACTCTCGTGATCACTTATTTTTCCAATGCTCGTTTGGGTTGCAAGTGTGGAATATGGTTAAAGATTTGGCGTACATGGAAACAGTCGATGCCAATTGGGATTCTATTATGAATTGGTTTTATCATAATCCTTCGGGTAAGTCGTCAGAATTTTTAGTTGGTAAAATGGTTGTTGCGGCTTCAACTTATTTTATATGGCAAGAGAGGAACAATAGATTATTTTCTACAAAGCAGCGGGAGGCTACCTTGATTGCAAATATTATTCTCCATACGGTCCGCATGAAGTTGATGACGTTCAAGCCAGGGAGAGGATCCAAGAGTCCGTTATTGCTAGAGCGGTGGAAGTTCCAAGTCAAGACTATGAGCATTGATCCAGGCTAG